The following coding sequences lie in one Nocardioides sambongensis genomic window:
- a CDS encoding DUF6112 family protein — protein MDSLDIRPNLDAVYGSPELREIVGALLTFGLLIAVLMLIICASTWAVASAHGSWQTAARAKTGLIVALGGVVLLGGALIWANWLLDLGASL, from the coding sequence GTGGACAGCCTCGATATCCGTCCCAACTTGGACGCGGTTTACGGCTCTCCGGAGCTGCGCGAGATCGTCGGCGCTCTGCTGACCTTTGGGCTGTTGATCGCGGTACTGATGCTCATCATCTGCGCCAGCACCTGGGCGGTAGCGTCCGCCCACGGCAGCTGGCAGACGGCCGCTCGCGCGAAGACGGGTCTGATCGTGGCGCTGGGCGGCGTCGTACTGCTCGGTGGAGCGTTGATCTGGGCGAACTGGCTGCTCGACCTCGGCGCTTCTCTCTGA
- a CDS encoding DUF6112 family protein, whose amino-acid sequence MITRFVWLLPLDIKIKPNGSGLPGISQLRSIVGASMTVGLILAVLALVISAIVWALGANSSNPHLAGRGKVGVLAGLVAAIVCGASVALVNFFWNVGQAV is encoded by the coding sequence ATGATCACGCGTTTCGTCTGGCTTCTGCCGCTGGACATCAAGATCAAGCCGAACGGCAGTGGGTTGCCGGGGATCAGCCAGTTGCGTTCGATCGTCGGTGCTTCGATGACGGTCGGGCTGATCCTCGCGGTCCTGGCTCTGGTGATCTCGGCGATCGTGTGGGCGTTGGGCGCGAACTCCTCCAACCCGCACCTGGCGGGCCGGGGGAAGGTCGGCGTACTCGCCGGGTTGGTCGCTGCGATCGTGTGTGGCGCGTCGGTGGCGTTGGTGAACTTCTTCTGGAACGTCGGCCAGGCCGTCTGA